The Streptococcus downei MFe28 DNA window CTGCTGCCGCTCCACTGGCAATCAGCAAATAGGCATCCTTGGATTTCAATTTGAAGCCAACAGCTATGCGACCGGCAAAGAGGGCCCCCAATTCGCGGGGGGCTCCTTCTTTACCGATTGGACCACCGGCACCAACAAAGACAATCTGCAGGAGACTATGGATGACCTGGCGCAGAAAACTGTGAAGTCTCTTGGGGTGCTTGAGACTTTGTCGTACGGAAATAATCTGATAAGGGGCCTTTTGTAGCCAATACCAGACAGCTGCAGCGATAATCGAAATAATGAAAATGCCAGCAAAGCGGGAGCCAGCAGACAGGGACCGCACCAAGCTCAGATAGTCATCATCGCTGTGACCAAAAACCAGCATTTCGACCAGATTGAGCAATTCGTGCATAGCAATTCCAGCCAAACCACCCAAAAGACCAGTTAAGCAGACCGCTAGCCAAAAGCGTAAGCCATAATGGTAGGTCTTCATGATTGGGTCAATTTATCTAAAAATTGATAGAGGGCTTGATTCATCTGGTCATAATCGTAGGCCAAGATGTCCTTTGCCCCTTGGACATAGGTGTATTTTTGACTGCCGCCCTCAATATCCTTTTCTTGGGCCAAGAGCTGCTTGACCAAGTCCTTGGTCAATTCCAGGTGGGCTTGAAAGCCAAAATGCTTATGACTGTAGGCGACAATCTGCCTTGGACAGCCCTGGCTAGTGGCCAGAATCTGAGCTCCCTCCGATAAGCCTGGCATATCCCCATGCCAATGACCGACCACCAGTCCTTGGGGAATATGAGATAAGCGAGAATCGGATCGACCAGCCTGGGTCAACTCAATAGGGAAATTCCCAATTTCTCGCTCGGGGCTGGCTAGGCAGGTCCCTCCATAGGCTTGGCCCAGTAGTTGGGCTCCCAGGCAGACACCGATAATGTATTTGTCGGCCTTGATAGCCTTTTGAATGAGGTCAATCTCAGCCTGAGCATTGTAGTGGGGAAATTCCTCCTGGGTAGAGGTCGGACTTTGGGGTCCCCCCATGACAATCAGCAGATCAAAGTCATCTGCCGTCTCAGGTAATGGTTCAAATTGGTAAACCTTAGTGATGGCTACTTCGTGACCTCGAAGAGCCGCCCAGGCTAGGTAAGCCCCTGGGGCTTCAAAAGATTCATGGATAACAAAATGGACTTGCATGGAGTCTCACCTCCTATAATTCGGCTAGAACCGCCTTAACCAGGCCCTTGAAATCAGCCTTGATTCTTTGGGTGACAGCCACCACTTCTTCGTGATTGAGCTCGTCTTGGAAACCGGCGGCATGGTTGGTAATGGCAGAAATTCCTAAGACCTTGAGATCTGAATGAGCTGCCACGATAACCTCAGGGACCGTGGACATCCCAACAGCATCCGCTCCCATAGTTTTAAAAGCCCTGATTTCCGCAGGCGTTTCATAGGAAGGACCCGTAACGCCGATATAAACCCCTTCGTCCAGCTTGATTCCCAGCTTTTGCGCCACTTGGTGGGCCGTCTGCCGATAATCCTTGCTGTAGGCATTGGACATATCAGGAAACCGCGGACCAAAGTCGTCCAGATTGGCTCCTATCAAGGGGTTCTGACCAGTCAGATTGATGTGGTCGCTGATGGCCATGAGGGTTCCAGGACCAAAACCAATCCCACCAGCCGCATTGGTCACGAGGACACCTTGACAGCCTAGGGCCTTCATCACCCGAATGGGGAAGGTTACCACTTCAAGAGGATTGCCTTCATAATAATGAAAGCGACCTTGCAGGGCCAAAACCTTACGTCCAGCTAGGTCGCCGTAGACCAGCTTGCCAGCATGGCCGACAACGGTTGATCGCCCCCAGTTGGGAATCTCAGCATAGTCTAAAACGATGGCATTCTCCACTTCCTCTGCCAATTCACCCAGACCTGAACCCAGAATCAGACCAAATTCAGGAGCTTTCATGCCTTTTTCTTGCAAGAAGTCACGGGTTTGCTTGATTTTATCAATAAGTGTCATAGTTTAGCCTTTCTTATTTTACAAAGGACCGCTTAAAGTCCTGATGGCTCTTAATATTATTTTCGGCATCCTTTTCATCCCAAATTTGCAATTCCCATGGGTAATAGAAATTACTGGCATTTTTGAAATAGATGTGGATACCAATATATCCATCAAGGTCCCTCAAATACCAATTTTTTAGACCAAATTTTTCCTTCCAAGTATCTAGAGAGTTGAGCACTTGGGCAACTTGTTCTGAGGTCAAAATCATGCGGGCACCAAAGATGTCGTTGAGAATATTATTAACAGGATACTGAGTCTGGCGAGCCTTATAGCGCTCAATCTTATCCAAAATGGACTCGGCTGTCTTAACCCGATAATAAAAGTTAATATCCTTAAGATCGGCACGATAAAGGTAGTCGTTGATAGACTCATGCAGATTGAGACGATAGGACAAGATATGTTTGGTCGGCACCTTGGAGAAAGTATGAGAAAGGTTGATCTTGGCCACTTTCCCAGTTTCAAAATAGTCCCGTGAATAAGCCAAATGGAGCTTATTAATCTGGTCAATCAAACGTTCGACTTTTTCAATAGATGCTGTCATAATCGCCTCCTTTCCCTTTAGAAGATAATTAATTATCTACCATTTCCTTACTAATCATCTCATCATTACCTAACTCAATACCCTTAGTGGTAAAAGTTTTTTTAGCCATCCTTGCAATGGTTCTTGTTGTTGTAACATCAAAAATCGCACCAATTCCCGCACCTGCAATAGGAACCATCTTCCCTAGATTGACAACCCCTTTTGTTCTAAATTTAGTTGCTAATCTAAATCCAACTGCTTGATTTATCTTAGTGAGAACAGTTCCAGGTATCCTCCTTACTGTATTAACAGCTAGTTTATTGCCAATCGTTATTCCAGATTTTTTAACAATATCAGCCACAGAAGAACCTGCAAGGGTAGCATATACAAAAGTCTGGACTTGGTCACTACGTAAATTATAACCTCTGATGCTGGCTATAGCTGCTATCATCCTCATTTGGAACAAAATAACGGTCGTTATATTTGCTGGAACTGTAACAGGTAATGTCAGAACTCCACCAAATCCAGTAACAAAACCTGAAACAGCTGCTTTGGTTGTTTGAAATTTGATTATCTTATCAATTGCTTCATCCTTATCACTACTTTTCGATAAATAATCTTCTACAAACTCATCAAGTGTCTGTTGCCCAGGTATTCCTTCAATAGTCTTAGAATAGGCCCAATCTAAAGTTTTTAAAAGAGCTTCCTGACTAATCTCTTGTGAGTTTTCTAATTTTTTTGAAATAAATCTCTTAGAATTCCCAACTAATCTTGTACTCTTTCCCTTGACACTGCTCGAAATAACCTTCTTATTTACCATTTTTCCGTCTCCCTACACCAACTTATCCAAGAAGCTTTGGCCAATCATAGCAGTATCAACGCCAAAGTTTTGGGCGATGGTAGCTGAGATGTCAGCATAGTGACCGACTGGGATGGTGCCTTGACCCTTGAAGGCTGGGCTGTAGGCTAGGAGGGGAATGTATTCACGGGTATGGTCGGTACCAGCGTAGGTTGGGTCATTACCGTGGTCAGCCGTAATCATGAGCAGGTCATTTTCCTGCATGGCTTCAAGGATTTCTGGCAGACGACCGTCAAATTCCTGCAGGCAATCGCGATAACCCTGAGGGTTGCGACGATGACCATACATGGCATCAAAGTCCACCAGATTGGTGAAGGATAAGCCATGGGTAAATTCAGGCTTCTTCATAGCTTCAATGAGATTGTCAACGCCGTGATTGTTGGACTTATTGTGACCCATATCGTGGTTGAGGCCAGAGCCGTTAAAGATGTCATTGATCTTACCGACGGCATAAGTATCAATGCCAGCTTCGTCTAATTTATTAAGGACGGTTGGGGCAAAGGGTGATAGCGCCAAGTCCCGACGGTTAGCGGTTCGCGTGAAGTTGCCTGGTTGACCTACATAAGGACGGGCAATAATCCGACCCAGTAAAGCTGGACGTTCCAGCGTAATAGAACGGGCGTATTCACAGATACGATAGAGCTCTTCTAGGGGAATAACGTCCTCATGAGCAGCAATTTGCAAGACAGGGTCCGCTGAGGTATAGATAATCAGCTCGCCTGTTTCCATCTGACGAGGACCAAAGTCAGCAATGACCCGAGTTCCTGAATAAGGCTTGTTGGCTTCTCGGATAACCTTGCGACCAGAAAATTCTTCAATTTTGGTGATGATTTCTGCAGGAAAACCATTCCAGAAGGTATCAAAAGGCTCAGTAATATTGAGACCCATGATTTCCCAGTGACCGGTCATGGTATCTTTTCCCAAAGAAACCTCTTCTAATTTTGTGGCATAGCCACTTGGTTGACTTTCTGCTGGTACGGTCTTGAGGGCTTGGGGGCGAGGGATATTACCCAGACCGATTTTAGTCATATTGGGTAAATCCAGTCCGACTGTTTTGGAAATATGACCCAGAGTATCAGAAGCACCATCTGGCACACCAGCATTGACAAAGTTATTGGCATCTGGGGCCGCACCGATTCCAACGGAATCCAAAACAACTAGGTGAATACGTTCAAATTTTGACATCATATCCTCATCTCTAAGATAGCTGAGCTATCGGTAACAATTTATGAATGGACAGGGGTTTTCTGAATGGGTACGGGACAGACACCTAGGATGCATTCGCCCTTCTGGCTGTTTGTTCCAAGCCCTTTTCAAAAACACGGCTCTCCTTCTTATTTATGACTTTCTAATACTCTGACCCCATCTTGGCCAGCCACAATGACCTTATTGACCATGCCATTAAAGAGGCCGTGTTCAACCACGCCCGTCAGGCTCTTCAGCTCTTGCCCAAGGGCGACAGGGTCAGGAATGGCTCCTAAATCTAGGTCAATGATATAGTTCTGCATATCGGTCACAAAGCGTTTGCCGTCCTTTTGGCGGAAGCTAGGCTTGTAGCCCTGCTGGTCAAACTGACGAAAGAGACGCTCAGCCCCATATTGAACCACTTCGACAGGCAACTTAAAAGCACCTAGGGTCTTGACCAACTTACTTTCATCAACCACCCAGATGTAGTCCTTAGTTGGTGTGGCCACAATTTTCTCCATCAATAGAGCTCCACCGCCCCCCTTGATACCATTGAAGTTGCGGTCAACTTCATCCGCCCCATCAACGGTCAAATCGATGACATCCACCTCATCAACAGACTTAAGTGGAATCCCTAGAGACTGGGCTTGGGCCGTTGTCCCACTTGAGGTCGTCACGCCCACCACTTGCAGGCCTTCCTCTTGCACCCTGCGACCAATTTCAGCCACAAAATAATAAGCGGTTGAGCCTGTTCCCAGACCAAGAATCATTCCGTCCTTGACATACTGGGCTGCTCTGATACCCGCTTGTTCCTTCAAGTCATCCATCTTTTGCATGCGATTTTTCCCTCTCTTTTTAGTCAATTCATTATATCATGAAAAGGCTCCAACTACCAACTGGGGCGGTGATTTTATGACTTGCTATCCCTTAGGGCTTGCGATACAATGACAGTATCTCAATCAAGAAGGAAGACTTATGTCCATTACTAAAGAATTTGATACCATTGCCGCTATCTCAACTCCCCTAGGCGAAGGGGCTATCGGCATTGTCCGCCTCTCTGGCAGCCAGGCTGTTTCCATCGCTAAGAGTGTTTTTAAGGGAAAGGATTTGGAAAGCGTGCCTTCCCACACCATCAACTACGGCCATATTATGGAAGATAGCGAAATTATTGATGAAGTTATGGTTTCTGTCATGCGGTCTCCAAAGACCTTCACTCGGGAGGATGTTGTTGAAATCAATACCCATGGGGGCCTTGCTGTCACCAATGAAATCCTCCAACTCCTCCTGCGCTCAGGTGCTCGGATGGCTGAACCGGGTGAATTTACCAAGCGGGCCTTCCTCAATGGACGAGTAGACTTGACCCAGGCTGAGGCCGTTATGGACCTGATTCGGGCCAAGACCGACAAGGCCATGAACATTGCCGTCAGCCAGCTGGATGGCTCCCTGAAAAATCTCATCAATAATACCCGTCAGGAAATTCTCAATACCCTAGCCCAGGTCGAAGTCAATATTGACTATCCCGAATATGATGATGTGGAAGAAATGACCACGGCCCTGATGTGTGAAAAGACCCAAGAGTTTGAAGAGCTCCTGACGCGTTTGTTAGCTACGGCTAAGCGAGGGAAAATTCTTCGAGAGGGCCTCTCTACGGCTATTATCGGCCGTCCCAATGTCGGAAAATCCAGTCTTCTCAACAATCTCCTGCGAGAGGACAAGGCCATCGTCACCGATGTGGCTGGGACAACCCGTGATGTCATTGAAGAATATGTCAATATCAAAGGAGTTCCCCTCAAACTCATCGATACGGCTGGTATTCGGGAGACCGATGATTTGGTTGAAAAGATTGGGGTTGAGCGCTCCAGAAAGGCTCTAGCCGAAGCGGACTTGGTTCTTCTGGTCCTCAACGGCTCTGAAAACTTAAGCCAGCAAGACCGTGATCTTCTGGATATCAGCAAGGAGGCCAAGCGGATTATCCTCATCAATAAGACCGACCTGCCACAAAAGATTGAGTTGGACCAGCTACCAACTGATGCCATCCCAATCTCTGTTCTCAATAATCAAAATATGGAAGCCATCGAAGAACGAATCAACGACCTCTTCTTTGACAATGCCGGTCTGGTAGAAAAAGATGCCACCTACCTATCCAACTCACGCCATATCTCCCTGATTGAAAAGGCTCTAGCCAGCCTACAGGAGGTCAATCAGGGACTAGAAGCCGGCATGCCGGTCGATCTTCTCCAGGTTGACATGACCCGCTGCTGGGAAATTCTGGGAGAAATTACAGGAGATGCCGCCCCCGATGAACTCATCACCCAACTCTTCAGCCAATTCTGTTTGGGAAAATAAATCCCTTCATACTCAACGAAAATTAAACGACCCGAGGAAAGGAGCAAGGACCTCAAGTCACTAAAGTGACTGATGTCGCAGTAGGTGTCTGCTGCGCCACCTCGTGCCACAGCAGACAGCTAGTCACCCTTGCTGGGGTGATTTTAACATCTGTCAAAGCTCTTCTGTCTTATTCCTAAACGGCAACCTCCATAGCGATAATATATCAGTGATTTTTAATCGCTGATAAACTTGTTACGATAGAAAATATCAGATTTTGATTTTTCTTGGCTATAAAATTGATAAGCTGAATAGACAAAAGAAGCTGATTTCTCAATCTCTAGGAGGAATCAGCTTTTTATTATTCTATTCTTTTTGACAGAGCCAAAGTAAATTGTTGTAGGCCTGCTTATTATTGGTCCTTTGGTGGGTGGATGCGATAAACCAAGCGAGGAATGACATGAAATCTGTAGGCCAAGCCGCAGACTATTGCCAAAACAAGTATTGGCAAGGATTTAGTTAGGGCACCTACAATTGCTGCCACCACCGTTAAGACTAGGAGAATGATTTGAGCTGCTAATAGCCCACCGGAGTATCGGCTGTGATTTTTCATGTCCTGGCGATCCCCAAAGTCCTGTGACAGGCGCTCCACTAAATGATTTAGTTTTTCTTCGTGATTAGGAAGATCCTTGACGCCCTTAAGAAGGTCAACCTGATAGTATTGACCATTTGTCAGGCGAATATTCAGGCGATAGTCCTTTTCGCGATTTTCCACTTGTAAGCCTTGAATATCTTTTTTGGCAATCGCTTGATAATTCTTAGAGAGGTAAATAAAAATAAAATATTGTGGATTTTCCAACCAAAAACCACCGACTCCCCAAAGGTTACCGACCAGATAGGTCTGCCAATCCAACTGATAGTCGGGGGCCTTTTCTTGAACGGCTTCAACCAATTCTTTAATCTCAACTTCACTGATAGCCATATCCTTCTCCTTGATTTCAAGTGACTTCTGCCTCTGCATCAGACTAATTCATCTCTACCAGAGGTCAATTTAAACTATTCCTACAAAAACAGTTTAGCATTTTCTTGAACAGCCGACAAGACTGTGATGCAAACTAATACTCAATAAAAATCAAAAATAGCCAAGGCAACGAACTGCAGACAGTACTTGGGTACGGCAAAGTGAGTTAACGATGGATAGTTTTGATTTTTGAAGAGTATAAAAATAAAAATCTGACCCAAATCTCTAGGTCAGATGTCTTCTAGTTTTCCAAAAATGCTTGCAATTCCGCCACCTCTTCTGCCACTCTGCTGTCAGAATTTACCTGAACCAGATGGTAGCCAATCATATAGGGGGAAGCCACAAAGCGAGGAATGACCTTGCAGACTAGACCTTCTCCTTGATGATAAAAGAAGAGATTGTAGGAGGAACAGGCTCCGCCAAGGTAGCCTTCAAGCACATAGCAAAGAACCTTCTGCACCGTGTCGGCCAACTTGTCGCTATCTCTTTGATCTGCGATGACCACATTGATTTCGGTAAAACTGCTCAGGGGTTGGGCCGAAATGGTCACTCGGGCTAGGTCAGTCCTTTCCTGGCTCACCAGAGCCCCAGCGAAGGTCTCAGCATCTATTGCCTCGTAGGCGTCAACCTCTTCAAAGCCAATCACCTGCATATGGGGATGGCGCAGGGAGCCACCTGAGAGGGGACCAAAATTTTTAAAAAGACCGACTGTCTTAAAGCGACCACTATCCTCCAACTGACGCCAAGCCTTGAGGGCGAAGGCAAAAATCTGACGATTGTGGGCTTTGCTGTAAGTCGTGATGTCTCCCAGATGTTGGCTAGACTCGATAATCAAGGTCTGATAGGTCTTAGCCAGAACTGGGTATTTATTGTCCAGCCAAATCATGTCCCCTTTTTGGGCAATAATTTTTTCCAGGCTATCAATCTGGCAGAAGGGACAGCTATCCTGATTGTTGGGCTTCTTTTGAGCTGTGTGAACATTGAAGGTTAGTTTCTGGGTCATTTTTCGAGAATCTCTTTCACCAATTTTTTGAGATCTGGCAGAACCTCTTCCTTGAACCAAGGATTTTTCTTTTGCCAAATATTGTTGCGCGGGGACGGATGAACCAAGGGGAAAAAGTCTGGGAGAAAGTCTTTATAGGCTTTGACATTATCCGTCAGCTTAACCGAAGATTTTTGTTGGAGGTAATAATGCTGGGCATAGTTCCCAATCAAAAGGGTCAAAGAGATGTCAGGCAACTCCTGCAAAATCAGGGGGTGCCATTTTTCCGCAAAGCCCTTACGAGGAGGCAGGTCGCCAGATTTGCCCTTGCCAGGGTAGTAAAAATCCATAGGGATAACGGCAATCTTGTCGGAATTATAGAAGGTATCTCGGTCAATTCCCAACCAGTCCCGCAGATTATCACCGGAAGGGTCATTCCAGTAGAGACGGGTGTCCTGGGCCTTGATGCCTGGTGCCTGACCGACGATATTGATGCGGGCTGTTTTGGGAGCCGTAAAAAGTGGCTCTATTCCGGCCTTGGTATAGTCTTCATTTTGCGAATCGGCCATGATGGCCTTGACGATTTCTTGCATGGATGACATGGACTCTTCTCCTTTTCAAAAATAGGTTGAAGTCGGAGCATAGTGTTGCCCTGGGGCTTTCAGCCTGGAATGGTTTAATACTCTTCGAAAATCAACGGACCAGTCTAGCTCAACTAATCTGGTCCAGTGGTATATAAATTGGTCGTCTATTTAATCAATTCATAAATAGCTTCAGCATAGATGGCACAAGCACGGAAGAGGTCTTCAACCTCGACAAGTTCATTAGCCTGGTGCATGGTGTTGACATAGTCTGGGAACATGGCGCCAAAGGCAACCCCTCTGTCCAAGAGACGGCCAAAGGTCCCACCGCCGATGACCTGCTCATAGCCTTCCAGTCCTGTTTGCTTTTCATAAACAGACAAGAGGGTTTTAACCAAGGGGTCATCCATAGGAACATAGTGGGGCAGGTGCTCGTGGTCGGCTAGACTAACAGACGCCACTCCTGCCAGTTTTTCCAGACCAGCCTTGATGGTGGCCGTATCAGTCCCTTGAGGATAGCGGAAATTGAGGGTAATGGTGTTGTCGTTAGCTCCTTCTTCAAAGTCAAAGATACCAGCGTT harbors:
- a CDS encoding glutamine amidotransferase-related protein; translation: MQVHFVIHESFEAPGAYLAWAALRGHEVAITKVYQFEPLPETADDFDLLIVMGGPQSPTSTQEEFPHYNAQAEIDLIQKAIKADKYIIGVCLGAQLLGQAYGGTCLASPEREIGNFPIELTQAGRSDSRLSHIPQGLVVGHWHGDMPGLSEGAQILATSQGCPRQIVAYSHKHFGFQAHLELTKDLVKQLLAQEKDIEGGSQKYTYVQGAKDILAYDYDQMNQALYQFLDKLTQS
- a CDS encoding purine-nucleoside phosphorylase; protein product: MTLIDKIKQTRDFLQEKGMKAPEFGLILGSGLGELAEEVENAIVLDYAEIPNWGRSTVVGHAGKLVYGDLAGRKVLALQGRFHYYEGNPLEVVTFPIRVMKALGCQGVLVTNAAGGIGFGPGTLMAISDHINLTGQNPLIGANLDDFGPRFPDMSNAYSKDYRQTAHQVAQKLGIKLDEGVYIGVTGPSYETPAEIRAFKTMGADAVGMSTVPEVIVAAHSDLKVLGISAITNHAAGFQDELNHEEVVAVTQRIKADFKGLVKAVLAEL
- a CDS encoding GTP pyrophosphokinase is translated as MTASIEKVERLIDQINKLHLAYSRDYFETGKVAKINLSHTFSKVPTKHILSYRLNLHESINDYLYRADLKDINFYYRVKTAESILDKIERYKARQTQYPVNNILNDIFGARMILTSEQVAQVLNSLDTWKEKFGLKNWYLRDLDGYIGIHIYFKNASNFYYPWELQIWDEKDAENNIKSHQDFKRSFVK
- a CDS encoding EcsC family protein; its protein translation is MVNKKVISSSVKGKSTRLVGNSKRFISKKLENSQEISQEALLKTLDWAYSKTIEGIPGQQTLDEFVEDYLSKSSDKDEAIDKIIKFQTTKAAVSGFVTGFGGVLTLPVTVPANITTVILFQMRMIAAIASIRGYNLRSDQVQTFVYATLAGSSVADIVKKSGITIGNKLAVNTVRRIPGTVLTKINQAVGFRLATKFRTKGVVNLGKMVPIAGAGIGAIFDVTTTRTIARMAKKTFTTKGIELGNDEMISKEMVDN
- a CDS encoding phosphopentomutase, yielding MSKFERIHLVVLDSVGIGAAPDANNFVNAGVPDGASDTLGHISKTVGLDLPNMTKIGLGNIPRPQALKTVPAESQPSGYATKLEEVSLGKDTMTGHWEIMGLNITEPFDTFWNGFPAEIITKIEEFSGRKVIREANKPYSGTRVIADFGPRQMETGELIIYTSADPVLQIAAHEDVIPLEELYRICEYARSITLERPALLGRIIARPYVGQPGNFTRTANRRDLALSPFAPTVLNKLDEAGIDTYAVGKINDIFNGSGLNHDMGHNKSNNHGVDNLIEAMKKPEFTHGLSFTNLVDFDAMYGHRRNPQGYRDCLQEFDGRLPEILEAMQENDLLMITADHGNDPTYAGTDHTREYIPLLAYSPAFKGQGTIPVGHYADISATIAQNFGVDTAMIGQSFLDKLV
- the rpiA gene encoding ribose-5-phosphate isomerase RpiA, with amino-acid sequence MDDLKEQAGIRAAQYVKDGMILGLGTGSTAYYFVAEIGRRVQEEGLQVVGVTTSSGTTAQAQSLGIPLKSVDEVDVIDLTVDGADEVDRNFNGIKGGGGALLMEKIVATPTKDYIWVVDESKLVKTLGAFKLPVEVVQYGAERLFRQFDQQGYKPSFRQKDGKRFVTDMQNYIIDLDLGAIPDPVALGQELKSLTGVVEHGLFNGMVNKVIVAGQDGVRVLESHK
- the mnmE gene encoding tRNA uridine-5-carboxymethylaminomethyl(34) synthesis GTPase MnmE gives rise to the protein MSITKEFDTIAAISTPLGEGAIGIVRLSGSQAVSIAKSVFKGKDLESVPSHTINYGHIMEDSEIIDEVMVSVMRSPKTFTREDVVEINTHGGLAVTNEILQLLLRSGARMAEPGEFTKRAFLNGRVDLTQAEAVMDLIRAKTDKAMNIAVSQLDGSLKNLINNTRQEILNTLAQVEVNIDYPEYDDVEEMTTALMCEKTQEFEELLTRLLATAKRGKILREGLSTAIIGRPNVGKSSLLNNLLREDKAIVTDVAGTTRDVIEEYVNIKGVPLKLIDTAGIRETDDLVEKIGVERSRKALAEADLVLLVLNGSENLSQQDRDLLDISKEAKRIILINKTDLPQKIELDQLPTDAIPISVLNNQNMEAIEERINDLFFDNAGLVEKDATYLSNSRHISLIEKALASLQEVNQGLEAGMPVDLLQVDMTRCWEILGEITGDAAPDELITQLFSQFCLGK
- a CDS encoding DUF4931 domain-containing protein; amino-acid sequence: MTQKLTFNVHTAQKKPNNQDSCPFCQIDSLEKIIAQKGDMIWLDNKYPVLAKTYQTLIIESSQHLGDITTYSKAHNRQIFAFALKAWRQLEDSGRFKTVGLFKNFGPLSGGSLRHPHMQVIGFEEVDAYEAIDAETFAGALVSQERTDLARVTISAQPLSSFTEINVVIADQRDSDKLADTVQKVLCYVLEGYLGGACSSYNLFFYHQGEGLVCKVIPRFVASPYMIGYHLVQVNSDSRVAEEVAELQAFLEN
- a CDS encoding uracil-DNA glycosylase family protein; the protein is MSSMQEIVKAIMADSQNEDYTKAGIEPLFTAPKTARINIVGQAPGIKAQDTRLYWNDPSGDNLRDWLGIDRDTFYNSDKIAVIPMDFYYPGKGKSGDLPPRKGFAEKWHPLILQELPDISLTLLIGNYAQHYYLQQKSSVKLTDNVKAYKDFLPDFFPLVHPSPRNNIWQKKNPWFKEEVLPDLKKLVKEILEK